ACCTTATTGCCGAGATCCACTTTGACGCCGGAGTTGATCCGGTTCAGATAATCGGCGGCCGTGAAGACATTGGCCGCGTCCTCACCCGGGACATTCAGCTTGGCGCCCCGGTGGGCGCCGATGGCCACATAGACGGCGTTATATTTTTTACACAACTCCTCAAAAGGGATATCCACACCGACCCTGGTGTTGCAGCGTAGTTCCACGCCCAGATCCAGGATGTTCTTGATCTCCCCGTCCAGAACCTTGTCCGGAAGCCGGTAGGAGGGTATCCCGTAGCGCAACATACCGCCGGGTTTGTCATAGGCCTCAAAGATCGTAACCGGATAACCGCGGCGGGCCAATTGATAGACACAGGAGAGTCCGGACGGACCTGATCCGATTACGGCCACCCTTTCTTTTCTCACCTTCTCGGTCAGCTTCTTGAATCTGAGCCCGCGTTCGAGACCGTGATCTCCTACCACCCGCTCAAAGTTGTTGATGGCCACGGGGCCGTCGGACTTGTTCTTTCGGTTGCAGCCATCCTCGCAGGGATGGGGACAGATCCGGCCGTGCGTGGCGGGCATGGGATTCTTGTCCGTCAAAATGTGCCAGGCCTCGTCCAGGGCTTCTTCAGGGCTCTTCTTCTGGTATTCCGCAGCAGCCACAACCGTGAGATAACCGCGGATATCCTCGCTGCTGGGACACTCGTTCCGGCACGGCGGCATCTGCCGGACGTAAACCGGACACTTCCAGCTCTCACCGCAGGTCACCACGACGTCGGACGGTGACGCGGTTTGGTTTTTCACGATCTCCAACTGTGCGGCCCTTGCCGGGACAGATTGTATTTCCATGATCGTACCCCTCCTATAATCTGACCTGTGAGGATGTGTTGAATGTGGTACGGGCAAAGCGGTAATTGTCGATATGGTACTTGGTGAACGGAAAGCCCGTGACCTCGAAAAAGCGTTTCCATCCGATCCGGTCTATCCACTCGCCCATCCGTTCGTAAGGCTTGGCACTCGCTCTGTAGGCTTCAATAATCTTGCTCACGGCGGCACTCACCTCGGGCCAGCGGGGCGGATGGTTGGGGAGCCCATAGGTAGCCAGTTTCATAAAAGAGGGACCGCTTCGGGTGCTGGCCGACTTGCCGCCGACCCAGATAGACAGGGTGTCGGTTTCGGCGTCACGGATCTCCATGCTCGGGCACTGTCCGTGGCAGGCCCCGCAATACATGCACTTCTCTTCGATGACCTCCAGGGAGTCCCGGCCTTCCACCTTGCGGGGGCGGACCGCAGCCACGGGGCAGATGGCCACCACCTTGGGATGCTCACAGATCTGCATCTTGTCGTGACTGATCCTGGGCGGCTTGTGGTGCTGAAGATTGATGGCGATATCCGTCTGGCCGCCGCAGTTGATCTGGCAGCAAGAGGTGGAGATCTTGACACGCTGGGGCAGGCGCTCGCTGACAAAATCCTCATAGAGCGTATCCATGAGGGCCTTGACCGCGCCGGCGGCATCGGTTCCCGGGAGATTGCAGTGAAGCCAGCCCTGGGTATGGATGATATTGGAGACCGAGGGGCCTGTGCCCCCCACGGGAAAGCCGAGGACGTCGTGGACTTCCCGAATCAGGGGATCGATATCCTCCCTGTTTGCGAGCAGAAACTCGATGTTGCACCGGCTGGTAAAACGCAGATGACCCTGGCAATACTTGTCCGCGATCGTACAGATCTTCCGCACCGTATCCACGCTCATGGTGCGGGGGGATCCCGCCCGGACCGTGTAGAGGGCGTCCCCGCTTTCCGCCACATGCACCAGCACACCGGGACGCAGGTTCTCATGATATTTCCAATGGCCGTAATTTTTGGCCATGAGGGGGTGCAAAAACTTCTTGAAGTCCGGCGCCCCGTTGTCCCTTGGAGCCATTTTTTTCTTTGATTCCATGATCATCTCTCCCGTGTTAAGAGGTTGTTTCCTCGCCTTCGAGCTCCTTGTCCACAAAGGGCGGAACTTTCTTTTCTTCCCCGGCCATTCTGGGCCGCGTGTACTCCTCGAACTTGATGTAAGGGTTGCTTCTCGGCGCTCTGACCATCTGCGGATCCGGCAGGAGCCCGATGCCGTCGAGGAAGGCGCCCAGTCCGACCCGGTCAATGAATTCCCCCACACGCTCGTGTTCCATCCCATTCTCGCCCCAGAAGTCCCAAATCCTCCGGACCAGGTCCGTCAGTTTTTCCCGATCCTCCTCAGTCTCCATCTTCATGAAGGGGACCAGCACGGAACTCATGGTATCGCCGATCTTCAGGCTGCGCTTTCCCCCGATCAGGATGGTCACACCCCGGTCCTTACCGATAGCCAGGGCCTTGTGCATCACGTTGATACAATGCATGCAATGGACACAGTTCTTATCGTCGATCTTGATCGTTCGGTCCTTCAGAGTCATGCACTGCGTGGGACACCGGGTGATCACATTCTTGATGACAAACTGCTCGCCCCTCTGATCGATGAACTTGGCCGCCTCTTCCTGGTTGACCTGGATCTCGTCACGCCAGGTCCCGATGATCGGCATGTCGGATCTCTGCATGGAGCAGGCGCAGTCATTGGCACAGCCTGAGATCTTGAACTTGTACTTATAAGGGAATTCGGGACGGTGGAGTTCACTAATGAAGGTATCGGTGATGTATTTGGTCAGCCCCAGGGTATCGAAGCAGGACATCTCGCAGCGGCCGGGCCCCACACAGCAGGCCAGGGTCCTGAGGGCCGCGCCCGACCCGCCGATGTCCCAGCCCTTTTCCATGAGCGCCTCTCCGGCCTCGAAGGTCTGTTCATTGTTGGAGCCGAGCATCAGGATATCACCGGTCATGCCGTGAAACTGCAGGATGCCGGCGCTGTGCTTCTCACTGATGTCGCAGAGTTCCCGAAG
This Nitrospirae bacterium CG2_30_53_67 DNA region includes the following protein-coding sequences:
- a CDS encoding sulfite reductase, dissimilatory-type beta subunit, whose translation is MESKKKMAPRDNGAPDFKKFLHPLMAKNYGHWKYHENLRPGVLVHVAESGDALYTVRAGSPRTMSVDTVRKICTIADKYCQGHLRFTSRCNIEFLLANREDIDPLIREVHDVLGFPVGGTGPSVSNIIHTQGWLHCNLPGTDAAGAVKALMDTLYEDFVSERLPQRVKISTSCCQINCGGQTDIAINLQHHKPPRISHDKMQICEHPKVVAICPVAAVRPRKVEGRDSLEVIEEKCMYCGACHGQCPSMEIRDAETDTLSIWVGGKSASTRSGPSFMKLATYGLPNHPPRWPEVSAAVSKIIEAYRASAKPYERMGEWIDRIGWKRFFEVTGFPFTKYHIDNYRFARTTFNTSSQVRL
- a CDS encoding sulfite reductase, dissimilatory-type subunit alpha, whose product is MSGPKEPDEIKTPMLDELEKGPWPSFVKDLKQLSRKKPAIKQLLGQLEQSYETCTDYWQGTVINLDGYGGGVIGRYSELTEKFPEMARFNTIRILEPSGWVYSTEALRELCDISEKHSAGILQFHGMTGDILMLGSNNEQTFEAGEALMEKGWDIGGSGAALRTLACCVGPGRCEMSCFDTLGLTKYITDTFISELHRPEFPYKYKFKISGCANDCACSMQRSDMPIIGTWRDEIQVNQEEAAKFIDQRGEQFVIKNVITRCPTQCMTLKDRTIKIDDKNCVHCMHCINVMHKALAIGKDRGVTILIGGKRSLKIGDTMSSVLVPFMKMETEEDREKLTDLVRRIWDFWGENGMEHERVGEFIDRVGLGAFLDGIGLLPDPQMVRAPRSNPYIKFEEYTRPRMAGEEKKVPPFVDKELEGEETTS